In the genome of Geotrypetes seraphini chromosome 14, aGeoSer1.1, whole genome shotgun sequence, one region contains:
- the LOC117348216 gene encoding olfactory receptor 1019-like, with the protein MFNPSMDLRNHSSVTEFILLGLTDDPELQILLFILFSLVYIITILGNIGMLVVITKDPQLQTAMYFFLRHLSFVDLCYSTVIVPQTLINFLSEKKAISFLGCAAQMFFFVGSAGSEVFILAFMSYDRYVAICNPLLYTTVMTNNICIRLAALAYFGGFLDSLIQTASTFSLPFCRSNKITHFFCDIPPLLKLSCSDTSLNEILLFLFAGSIQVGTLLVIFISYAFILYSILRMPSATGRHKAFNTCASHFICVTLFYSTVIFMYMRPSSKYTMDQDRVASVFYTVIIPMLNPLIYSLRNKDVKTALRKTIRRTSGA; encoded by the coding sequence ATGTTCAATCCCTCTATGGACCTCAGGAACCATTCTTCAGTGACTGAATTCATTCTCCTGGGACTCACCGACGATCCAGAGCTACAGATTCTGctgtttattctcttttcatTGGTTTATATCATAACAATATTGGGCAATATCGGCATGCTTGTGGTCATTACTAAAGATCCTCAGCTTCAGACGGCCATGTACTTCTTCCTCAGACATTTGTCCTTCGTAGATCTCTGTTACTCAACTGTTATTGTCCCTCAAACACTAATCAATTTCCTTTCGGAAAAGAAAGCTATTTCATTTCTTGGCTGTGCAGCTCAAATGTTTTTCTTTGTTGGATCTGCAGGCTCGGAAGTATTCATTCTTGCATTTATGTCTTACGATCGCTATGTGGCCATCTGCAACCCATTGCTTTATACCACTGTAATGACAAACAACATTTGTATACGATTGGCAGCTCTTGCCTATTTTGGAGGCTTCCTCGATTCCCTCATACAAACCGCCAGTACCTTCAGTTTGCCCTTCTGTAGATCCAATAAGATTACTCATTTCTTCTGTGACATTCCACCCCTCTTAAAACTCTCCTGCTCCGACACTTCACTGAACGAAATCTTACTCTTCCTTTTTGCGGGCAGTATTCAGGTTGGCACCCTGCTGGTTATCTTCATTTCCTACGCTTTCATCCTCTACTCCATCCTGAGGATGCCCTCAGCCACTGGCAGGCACAAGGCCTTCAATACCTGCGCCTCCCACTTTATCTGTGTGACCTTGTTCTACAGCACGGTCATTTTCATGTACATGCGGCCCAGTTCAAAGTACACAATGGACCAGGACAGAGTGGCATCTGTGTTTTACACGGTTATAATCCCCATGCTAAACCCCTTGATCTACAGTCTGAGAAATAAGGATGTGAAGACAGCCTTGAGAAAAACCATACGGAGGACATcgggggcctga
- the LOC117348157 gene encoding olfactory receptor 1019-like: MESENRTSATEFILRGLTDDQELQILLFALLLLVYITTLMGNIGIIVLTCVNSQLQTPMYFFLTNLSFSDLFYSSAVTPNMLHNFLAERKVISFTGCATQMYFFVAFATAENFLLGVMAYDRYVAICNPLLYPVIMNKKVCVYLAAGAYIGGLLQSCIQTGCTFHLSFCRSNMINHFFCDIPPLFHISCTDITINLIVIFVLGGLATMSCFFTIIIFYIYILTTILKIHAAGGRRKAFNTCVSHFTCVTIFYGTVISMYFRPNSLSFGLDQDQVASVFYSIVIPMLNPLIYSLRNKEVVNALKKAIGKTKVCLCRP, from the coding sequence ATGGAAAGTGAGAATCGGACCAGTGCGACTGAGTTCATTCTCCGGGGACTCACGGATGATCAAGAACTACAGATTCTACTCTTTGCGCTGTTACTACTGGTCTATATAACCACCTTGATGGGCAATATTGGAATCATTGTACTCACTTGCGTTAACTCTCAACTTCAGACTCCCATGTACTTCTTCCTCACTAACTTGTCCTTCTCAGACCTGTTTTATTCCTCAGCCGTCACTCCCAACATGTTACATAACTTTCTTGCGGAAAGGAAAGTCATCTCTTTTACTGGCTGTGccacacaaatgtatttctttgtAGCGTTTGCCACAGCAGAAAATTTCCTTCTTGGCGTAATGGCCTATGATCGTTATGTCGCCATATGCAACCCACTGCTTTATCCAGTGATTATGAACAAGAAGGTGTGCGTTTACTTAGCGGCTGGGGCTTATATAGGCGGTTTACTTCAATCATGTATACAGACAGGTTGTACGTTCCATTTGTCCTTCTGTAGATCCAACATGATCAATCATTTCTTTTGTGATATCCCTCCTCTCTTCCATATCTCCTGCACTGATATCACTATCAATTTAATTGTGATATTTGTCTTGGGTGGTCTAGCCACCATGAGTTGCTTTTTCACCATTAtcatcttctatatatatatccTCACCACCATCCTGAAGATCCACGCTGCAGGGGGAAGACGGAAAGCTTTTAACACTTGTGTGTCTCATTTCACCTGCGTCACCATATTCTATGGGACAGTCATCTCCATGTATTTCAGACCAAACTCGTTGAGTTTTGGTCTGGATCAGGACCAAGTGGCTTCTGTGTTTTACAGTATTGTGATTCCCATGTTAAATCCCTTGATTTATAGCCTTAGAAACAAAGAAGTGGTAAATGCATTGAAGAAAGCAATTGGGAAAACAAAAGTTTGTCTTTGTAGGCCATAA